From the Megalops cyprinoides isolate fMegCyp1 chromosome 21, fMegCyp1.pri, whole genome shotgun sequence genome, one window contains:
- the sync gene encoding syncoilin, which produces MDDTAARLREDPAGETLLPEAGVQFEGGDMEELEFFEDCVEEFRAQFEECMDRLGAQFRGRLEEMGEEFEDCVEEVGTQPKGSVDELAAQIEECIEELGIQLRGYGDTRPLFEGRIGETGTQASGSVEDIWAGSGCADMPGPQLDSYVEDIEARLKGCVEEVRQHCEVGVQELGVQFAGCIEEVAGLELRRDELVQELLQLEAPMAEAVQALRAELGETRRQLTRAELERRSLQEERLSVKRQLFVTVRDCTESRVALETQQRELEQFAVVQGELQAQVQQLTEEVAQLREAQQNRLNALRGRMDSLGEERAQGDLSTYRQASWDIRAYLQDGIKALEDQYEPRLEALRKRKQAAADALLETRAQAQDLRARLGPLREEAQRLGLQRTCLEEKIALKQRERSETVGQYRETLDTLEESSRQLKTELQLQRKKTEEMKTLNGSLLKELELYRGCADLHGKLTPTTEGI; this is translated from the exons ATGGATGACACAGCAGCCCGGCTCCGAGAGGACCCTGCCGGGGAGACCCTGCTGCCTGAGGCCGGGGTGCAGTTCGAGGGGGGCGacatggaggagctggagttCTTCGAGGACTGCGTGGAGGAGTTCCGGGCCCAGTTTGAGGAGTGCATGGACAGGCTGGGAGCCCAGTTCAGGGGGCGCCTGgaggagatgggagaggagTTTGAGGACTgcgtggaggaggtggggacCCAGCCCAAGGGCAGCGTGGACGAGCTGGCTGCTCAGATCGAGGAGTGCATAGAGGAGCTGGGGATCCAGCTCAGGGGATACGGAGACACGAGGCCTCTTTTCGAGGGCCGGATAGGGGAGACGGGGACGCAGGCCAGCGGCAGCGTGGAGGACATTTGGGCCGGGTCAGGCTGCGCGGACATGCCGGGCCCTCAGCTGGACAGCTACGTGGAGGATATCGAGGCCCGGCTTAAGGGGTGCGTGGAGGAGGTGAGGCAGCACTGCGAGGTGGGCGTGCAGGAGCTGGGGGTGCAGTTTGCGGGCTGCATCGAGGAGGTGGCAGGTCTGGAGCTGCGCAGGGACGAGCtggtgcaggagctgctgcagctggaggcgCCCATGGCGGAGGCGGTGCAGGCTCTGCGGGCGGAGCTGGGGGAGACCCGGAGGCAGCTGACCCGGGCGGAGCTGGAGAGGCGgagcctgcaggaggagaggctgTCGGTGAAGAGGCAGCTGTTCGTCACGGTCCGGGACTGCACCGAGAGCCGGGTTGCCCTGGAAACGCAGCAGCGCGAGTTGGAGCAATTTGCCGTTGTACAG GGCGAGCTCCAGGCTCAGGTGCAGCAGCTCACCGAGGAGGTGGCCCAGCTGCGGGAGGCCCAGCAGAACCGCCTCAACGCCCTGCGGGGGCGAATGGACAGCCTGGGGGAGGAGCGGGCGCAGGGAGACCTCTCCACCTACCGCCAGGCCTCCTGGGACATACGGGCCTACCTGCAGGATGGGATCAAGGCCCTGGAGGACCAGTACGAGCCTCGGCTGGAGgccctgaggaagaggaagcaggcGGCTGCCGACGCCCTGCTGGAGACCAGGGCCCAGGCCCAGGATCTGCGGGCGCGCCTGGGGCCGCTCAGAGAGGAGGCACAGCGGCTGGGGCTCCAGAGGACCTGCCTGGAGGAGAAGATAGCTctgaagcagagggagaggagcgagACCGTGGGCCAGTACAGG GAGACCCTGGACACGCTGGAGGAGAGCAGCCGGCAACTGAAGACAGAACTTCAGCTTCAGAGGAAGAAGACTGAGGAGATGAAAACCCTCAACGGCAGCCTTCTCAAAGAACTGGAGCTGTACAG gGGCTGTGCAGACCTCCATGGGAAGCTTACTCCCACCACCGAGGGAATATGA